From Phenylobacterium montanum, the proteins below share one genomic window:
- the pbpC gene encoding multimodular transpeptidase-transglycosylase PbpC, whose amino-acid sequence MTDWTPQPVDDDPPPPGPRPAAPQPRSFGGRGGPPKPKRKIAWGLLGVVAVAVLLILGAFAAAETWVVRELLPGIPEIPDRSALMAVNQTPGMTFEDANGAVIARRGARHGHAVTLAELPPYVPRAFLAVEDKRFYSHGPVDLRGVIRAAWINWRAHRTVQGGSTLTQQLAKTLFLTPDQTLKRKLQEAVIANRLEQLMTKDQVLELYLNRIFFGDNSYGLDAAAQTYFGKPASALSLQEAALLAALPKAPTRLALTNDMPAALARSHIVLDHMRDEGWITVAQEQVALNRPPRLAPEQPGEGDYGYVLDMAAAQAVQITGAQSPDLIVRLTIDPALQGQAQAIVKKTLAEQGPHAGASQGALVLIGPDGAVRALVGGTDHHASAFNRVTQAQRQPGSSFKPFVYATALEQGLKPTDVRQDAPVRFGTWAPSNYEGGYRGPVTLAEALAHSINTVAARVTSEIGAAKVADLAHRFGLKDIPADPNLSLALGTYEVNLLELTSGYQVFQQGGQRTEPFLVQQISNTGGQVLYARAPSAGLAVYDVANAAGMVRMLEGVIDHGTGVRAGFGRPAAGKTGTTSDYRDAWFVGFTPDWVCGVWVGNDDNSPMNHVTGGQLPADIWRQMMLAAHRDLPVRDFDWMPPPDAGEAGAQTVSDEPPSDAEPADEASRAEAGDQRKSFYGDLSNDFDQAAGGGEGRRRDAPQDQAPPLDRTAPREEQHP is encoded by the coding sequence TTGACCGACTGGACGCCCCAACCCGTCGATGACGATCCGCCGCCGCCCGGCCCGCGGCCCGCGGCGCCGCAGCCTCGCAGCTTCGGCGGTCGCGGCGGGCCGCCCAAGCCGAAGCGCAAGATCGCCTGGGGCCTCCTCGGCGTGGTGGCCGTGGCGGTGCTCCTGATCCTCGGCGCCTTCGCCGCAGCCGAGACGTGGGTGGTGCGCGAGCTTCTGCCCGGCATTCCCGAGATCCCCGACCGCTCGGCCCTGATGGCGGTCAATCAGACCCCTGGCATGACCTTCGAGGACGCCAACGGCGCGGTGATCGCCCGCCGCGGCGCCCGCCACGGCCACGCTGTGACCCTGGCCGAACTGCCGCCCTATGTGCCCAGGGCCTTCCTGGCGGTGGAGGACAAGCGCTTCTACAGCCACGGCCCGGTCGACCTGCGCGGGGTGATCCGCGCCGCCTGGATCAACTGGCGGGCGCACCGCACGGTCCAGGGCGGCTCGACCCTGACCCAGCAGTTGGCCAAGACCCTGTTCCTGACGCCGGACCAGACCTTGAAGCGCAAGCTGCAGGAGGCGGTGATCGCCAATCGCCTGGAACAGCTGATGACCAAGGACCAGGTGCTGGAGCTGTACCTGAACCGCATCTTCTTCGGCGACAATTCCTATGGCCTCGACGCCGCCGCCCAGACCTATTTCGGCAAGCCGGCCAGCGCGCTCAGCCTGCAGGAGGCGGCGCTGTTGGCCGCCCTGCCCAAGGCGCCGACACGGCTGGCCCTGACCAACGACATGCCGGCCGCCCTGGCCCGCTCGCACATCGTGCTGGACCACATGCGCGACGAGGGCTGGATCACGGTCGCCCAGGAGCAGGTCGCGCTGAACCGGCCGCCGAGGCTGGCGCCGGAGCAGCCGGGCGAGGGCGACTACGGCTATGTGCTGGACATGGCTGCGGCCCAGGCGGTGCAGATCACCGGCGCCCAGTCGCCAGACCTGATCGTGCGCCTGACCATCGATCCGGCGCTGCAGGGCCAGGCCCAGGCGATCGTCAAGAAGACCCTGGCCGAACAGGGGCCGCACGCCGGGGCCAGCCAGGGCGCCCTGGTGCTGATCGGCCCCGACGGCGCCGTCCGCGCCCTGGTGGGCGGGACCGATCACCACGCCTCGGCCTTCAACCGCGTCACCCAGGCCCAGCGCCAGCCGGGCTCCTCGTTCAAGCCCTTCGTCTACGCCACGGCTCTGGAGCAGGGGCTGAAGCCCACCGACGTGCGCCAGGACGCGCCGGTCCGGTTCGGGACCTGGGCGCCGTCGAACTATGAAGGCGGCTATCGCGGCCCGGTGACCCTGGCCGAGGCCCTGGCCCATTCGATCAACACCGTGGCGGCGCGGGTCACCAGCGAGATCGGCGCCGCCAAGGTCGCCGACCTGGCTCACCGTTTCGGCTTGAAGGACATACCGGCCGATCCCAACCTGTCCCTGGCGCTCGGGACCTACGAGGTGAACCTGCTGGAATTGACAAGCGGCTACCAGGTGTTCCAGCAGGGCGGCCAGCGGACGGAGCCTTTCCTGGTGCAGCAGATTTCCAATACCGGCGGCCAGGTGCTCTACGCCCGCGCCCCCTCGGCGGGCCTCGCCGTCTACGACGTCGCCAACGCCGCCGGCATGGTGCGGATGCTGGAGGGGGTGATCGATCACGGCACCGGCGTGCGCGCCGGTTTCGGGCGCCCCGCGGCGGGCAAGACCGGCACCACCAGCGACTATCGCGACGCCTGGTTCGTCGGCTTCACCCCCGACTGGGTCTGCGGCGTGTGGGTGGGGAACGACGACAATTCGCCCATGAACCACGTCACCGGCGGCCAGCTGCCCGCGGACATCTGGCGGCAGATGATGCTGGCGGCCCATCGCGACCTGCCGGTGCGCGACTTCGACTGGATGCCGCCGCCGGACGCGGGCGAGGCCGGCGCGCAGACGGTCTCGGACGAGCCGCCCTCCGACGCCGAGCCGGCGGACGAGGCCTCGCGCGCCGAGGCGGGGGACCAGCGAAAGAGTTTCTACGGCGATCTGTCCAACGACTTCGACCAGGCCGCGGGGGGCGGCGAGGGGCGTCGGCGCGATGCGCCTCAGGACCAGGCCCCACCCCTGGACCGCACGGCCCCGCGCGAGGAGCAGCACCCATGA
- a CDS encoding YcgN family cysteine cluster protein — protein MSVTAKPKKPFWQTKRLEQMTAAEWESLCDGCGLCCLIRFEDEDTGEIIPTRVSCRLFDAQLCRCSDYEHRKKTVPDCIKLTPGNIEDLLWMPKSCAYRRLHEGRGLADWHPLVSGDPESVHTAGVSIRGQVVSEASLDDPEDAIDFEAPDLLAERGLD, from the coding sequence ATGAGCGTAACCGCCAAACCTAAAAAGCCCTTTTGGCAGACCAAGCGTCTGGAGCAGATGACCGCCGCCGAATGGGAGAGCCTGTGCGACGGCTGCGGCCTGTGCTGCCTGATCCGCTTCGAGGACGAAGACACCGGCGAGATCATCCCGACCCGGGTCTCCTGCCGGCTGTTTGACGCCCAATTGTGTCGTTGTTCGGACTACGAGCACCGCAAAAAGACCGTGCCGGACTGCATCAAGCTGACGCCCGGCAATATCGAGGACCTGCTCTGGATGCCGAAGAGCTGCGCCTATCGGCGGCTGCACGAGGGTCGGGGCCTCGCCGACTGGCATCCCCTGGTCAGCGGCGATCCGGAGAGCGTGCACACCGCCGGGGTCAGCATCCGCGGCCAGGTTGTGAGCGAGGCCTCGCTGGACGATCCGGAGGACGCCATCGACTTCGAAGCCCCCGATCTCCTGGCCGAACGGGGCTTGGACTAA
- a CDS encoding DnaJ C-terminal domain-containing protein, whose translation MAQDPYKELGVSRTASADEIRKAFRKLAKQLHPDQNPGDKAAEERFKRVSGAFDIIGDVEKRKKFDRGEIDADGRETMRGFGGGDPFGGRAQGGFSGGGPFGGGFGGQFEGADLNDILGEMFGRAAGGRAGGFSPPPAKGGDVRAKLDIDLEEAIQGGKKRIAFSDGRTLDVTIPKGATEGQVMRLKGQGSPGRGGPGDALIELNIRPHPIYRREGEALVMDLPISVPDAVLGAKVEAPTPDGPVSLTVPKGSNSGQMLRLKGRGLPASQGGPRGDLLARLVVVLPEAPDEALEKFAEKWRKERPYAPRRK comes from the coding sequence TTGGCGCAAGACCCGTACAAGGAACTCGGCGTTTCGCGCACGGCCAGCGCCGACGAGATTCGCAAGGCGTTCCGCAAGCTGGCCAAGCAGCTGCACCCTGACCAGAACCCCGGCGACAAGGCGGCCGAGGAGCGCTTCAAGCGCGTGTCCGGCGCCTTCGACATCATTGGCGATGTGGAGAAGCGCAAGAAGTTCGACCGCGGCGAGATCGACGCCGACGGGCGCGAGACCATGCGTGGCTTCGGCGGCGGCGATCCGTTCGGCGGGCGGGCGCAGGGCGGCTTTTCGGGCGGCGGCCCCTTCGGCGGCGGCTTCGGCGGCCAGTTCGAAGGCGCGGACCTGAACGACATCCTGGGCGAGATGTTCGGCCGGGCCGCGGGCGGGCGCGCCGGCGGCTTCAGCCCCCCGCCGGCCAAGGGCGGCGACGTGCGCGCCAAGCTGGACATCGACCTGGAGGAGGCGATCCAGGGGGGCAAGAAGCGCATCGCCTTCTCCGACGGGCGCACCCTGGACGTGACCATCCCCAAGGGCGCCACCGAAGGCCAGGTCATGCGCCTGAAGGGCCAGGGCTCGCCGGGACGCGGCGGGCCGGGCGACGCCCTGATCGAGCTCAACATCCGGCCGCATCCGATCTATCGCCGCGAGGGCGAGGCCCTGGTGATGGACCTGCCGATCTCTGTCCCCGACGCGGTGCTGGGGGCCAAGGTCGAGGCTCCGACCCCCGACGGCCCGGTCAGCCTGACTGTGCCCAAGGGCTCCAATTCCGGCCAGATGCTGCGCCTGAAGGGCCGCGGCCTCCCCGCGAGCCAAGGCGGACCCCGCGGCGACCTCCTGGCCCGGCTGGTGGTGGTGCTGCCCGAGGCGCCGGACGAGGCTCTGGAGAAGTTCGCCGAGAAATGGCGCAAGGAGCGGCCCTATGCCCCGCGGCGGAAATAG
- a CDS encoding PepSY domain-containing protein — MKRRVLILALAATSLIAPGLALAQQGSDSLGADYGLQQNDVRQCVKQGGCVPLSKVIAEINRRSPGRELDAGLEQSGDRIVYRVRWAGKDGRRIDYIVDAHTGAVISAK, encoded by the coding sequence ATGAAGCGACGCGTCCTGATCCTGGCTCTGGCGGCGACCAGCCTGATTGCGCCCGGCCTGGCCCTGGCGCAGCAGGGCTCGGATTCCCTGGGCGCCGACTATGGCCTGCAGCAGAACGATGTCCGTCAATGCGTCAAGCAGGGCGGCTGCGTGCCGCTCAGCAAGGTCATAGCCGAGATCAACCGCCGCTCGCCCGGGCGCGAGCTGGACGCGGGCCTGGAGCAATCCGGCGACCGCATCGTCTATCGCGTGCGCTGGGCCGGCAAGGACGGGCGGCGGATCGACTACATCGTCGACGCCCACACCGGCGCCGTCATCAGCGCCAAGTAA
- a CDS encoding response regulator transcription factor yields MRILLAEDDPDLSRQLKQALSDADYAVDHAPDGEEAHFLGDTEPYDAVILDLGLPKIDGVSVLERWRRDGKTTPVLILTARGAWSEKVAGFDAGADDYLTKPFHTEELLARLRALLRRSAGHAAATLTCGSIRLDPRAARASVNGEPLRLTSLEYRLLHYLMMHQGRVIGRTELVEHLYDQDFDRDSNTIEVFIGRLRKKIGSDRIETVRGLGYRLIALEGEAAGS; encoded by the coding sequence ATGCGCATCCTGCTCGCCGAAGACGATCCCGACCTGTCCCGCCAGCTGAAACAGGCGCTGAGCGACGCCGACTATGCGGTCGACCACGCCCCGGATGGCGAAGAGGCTCACTTCCTCGGCGACACCGAGCCCTACGACGCGGTGATCCTGGATCTTGGCCTGCCCAAGATCGACGGGGTCTCGGTGCTGGAGCGCTGGCGGCGCGACGGCAAGACCACCCCGGTCCTGATCCTGACCGCCCGCGGCGCCTGGAGCGAAAAGGTGGCCGGCTTCGACGCCGGCGCCGACGACTACCTGACCAAGCCGTTCCACACCGAGGAGCTGCTGGCGCGCCTTCGGGCCCTGTTGCGCCGCTCGGCCGGCCACGCGGCGGCGACCCTGACCTGCGGCTCGATCCGCCTGGATCCCCGCGCCGCCCGCGCCTCGGTCAACGGCGAGCCCCTGCGCCTGACCTCGCTGGAATACCGCCTGCTGCACTATCTGATGATGCACCAGGGCCGGGTGATCGGCCGCACCGAACTGGTCGAGCACCTCTATGACCAGGACTTCGACCGCGACTCCAACACCATCGAGGTGTTCATCGGCCGCCTGCGCAAGAAGATCGGCTCGGACCGCATCGAGACTGTGCGCGGCCTGGGCTATCGCCTGATCGCCCTGGAAGGCGAGGCCGCCGGCTCGTGA
- a CDS encoding sensor histidine kinase: MLAAVWSVVVLIVSGLALTALFRQEAISRFDQDLFDVADGLYAGSTVDDQGEVDAPPLTDSRATRAYSGKYWQISEPGPDGKLHAAQRSRSLWDSELKGPEGGLAQLQAHPGQPVYYDTVGPAKEPLRAAAMLARLQGRQAPVVFMAAEDRTPYETDSRRFSLETAAGLVILGVGLVLVVLVQVRIGLQPLFELRSEVADVRTGKAERVSGAYPSELQPLAEELNALVAHDQEVVERQRTHVGNLAHALKTPLSVMLAESERQGGPLAELVGHQAQLMRQQVDHHLRRARAAARTQGSRERTPLEPVMDELAVTLERIFSDKAVEIDWRCPEDLVFPGERQDLLEIVGNLIENACKYGRGRVRAIAAPAGPERMTVTVEDNGAGLSETERAQVLKRGARLDETAPGSGLGLSIVDELARAYDGAVSLSSSPLGGLKVSVELPRA; this comes from the coding sequence ATGCTGGCCGCCGTCTGGAGCGTGGTGGTGCTGATCGTCAGCGGCCTGGCGCTCACCGCCCTGTTCCGCCAGGAAGCGATCAGCCGCTTCGACCAGGACCTGTTCGACGTGGCCGACGGGCTCTATGCCGGCTCGACGGTCGACGACCAGGGCGAGGTCGACGCCCCGCCCCTGACCGACAGCCGCGCCACCCGGGCCTATTCCGGCAAGTACTGGCAGATCTCCGAGCCGGGACCGGACGGCAAACTGCACGCGGCCCAGCGCTCGCGCTCGCTGTGGGACTCCGAGCTGAAGGGGCCGGAGGGCGGCCTCGCGCAACTGCAGGCCCATCCCGGCCAGCCGGTCTATTACGACACCGTCGGCCCGGCCAAGGAGCCCCTGCGCGCCGCCGCCATGTTGGCCCGCCTGCAGGGCCGCCAGGCGCCGGTGGTGTTCATGGCTGCGGAGGACCGCACGCCCTACGAGACCGATTCCCGAAGGTTCTCCCTGGAGACCGCCGCGGGCCTGGTCATCCTGGGCGTGGGCCTGGTGCTGGTGGTTCTGGTCCAGGTGCGGATCGGCCTGCAGCCTCTGTTCGAGCTGCGCAGCGAGGTGGCCGACGTGCGCACCGGCAAGGCCGAGCGGGTCAGCGGCGCCTATCCCTCCGAACTGCAGCCCCTGGCCGAGGAGCTGAACGCCCTGGTGGCCCACGACCAGGAGGTGGTCGAGCGCCAGCGCACCCACGTCGGCAATCTGGCCCACGCGCTCAAGACGCCGCTTTCGGTCATGCTGGCCGAGTCCGAGCGCCAGGGCGGCCCCCTGGCGGAGCTGGTCGGTCACCAGGCCCAGCTGATGCGCCAGCAGGTCGACCATCACCTGCGCCGGGCCCGCGCCGCCGCCCGCACCCAGGGCTCCCGCGAGCGCACGCCGCTGGAGCCGGTGATGGACGAGCTGGCTGTGACCCTGGAGCGGATCTTTTCCGACAAGGCCGTCGAGATCGACTGGCGCTGCCCCGAGGACCTGGTCTTCCCCGGCGAGCGCCAGGACCTTCTGGAAATCGTCGGCAACCTGATCGAAAACGCCTGCAAGTATGGCCGAGGCCGGGTGCGTGCGATCGCCGCACCCGCTGGGCCGGAGCGGATGACGGTGACGGTCGAGGACAACGGTGCGGGCCTGTCGGAAACCGAGCGCGCCCAGGTGCTGAAGAGAGGCGCCCGGCTCGACGAAACCGCGCCAGGCTCGGGTCTTGGCCTGTCGATTGTCGATGAATTGGCCCGGGCCTATGATGGCGCAGTCAGTCTGTCATCGTCGCCTCTGGGCGGGCTGAAGGTCTCGGTCGAGCTGCCCCGCGCCTGA
- the ccmI gene encoding c-type cytochrome biogenesis protein CcmI: MILFWVAASLLASASAGLIIYRASRAAARAAGPGEDPTLVVYRRQLAEVEDLAGLGLISPEESRSTRTEAARRLLSAADAAEKPADGGANGRLAVLIIAIVAPLIALGIYIVVGSPGTPDQPFGRRLAVWRKQDPGQLDAQRMVAVLQAITDEKPGDPTPLTYLAEAEAASGDTFSAERNLQKALKLAPKKAELWMLYGQMVASDQPGDVLPDEARKAFQTAVTLAPQAMEPRYFLARDQIATGHVDQGLAGWKALRADLTSSDPRAQGLEQEILLVERDHALPPGERTTGPGGQGGEAAQQAGDQKAFIRAMVSRLAARLEANPNDPAGWARLVRSYSVLGDNSARDAALARARSLFKDRPGDLSPIEAAAR, translated from the coding sequence ATGATCTTGTTCTGGGTCGCCGCTTCGCTGCTCGCCTCCGCCTCGGCGGGGCTGATCATCTATCGCGCGTCGCGGGCCGCGGCCCGGGCGGCCGGTCCCGGCGAGGATCCGACCCTGGTGGTCTATCGTCGGCAACTGGCCGAGGTCGAGGACCTGGCCGGGCTCGGCCTGATCTCGCCGGAGGAATCGCGCTCCACCCGAACCGAGGCCGCGCGCCGGCTGCTGTCGGCGGCGGACGCGGCGGAAAAGCCGGCCGACGGCGGCGCGAACGGTCGCCTGGCCGTGCTGATCATCGCCATCGTTGCGCCGCTGATCGCGCTGGGCATCTATATCGTCGTGGGCTCGCCCGGAACGCCGGACCAGCCGTTCGGCCGTCGCCTCGCCGTCTGGCGCAAGCAGGACCCCGGCCAGCTGGACGCCCAGCGCATGGTCGCGGTCTTGCAGGCGATCACCGACGAAAAGCCGGGCGATCCGACGCCCCTGACCTACCTGGCGGAGGCCGAGGCCGCGTCAGGCGACACCTTCTCGGCCGAACGCAATCTGCAAAAGGCGCTCAAGCTGGCGCCGAAGAAGGCCGAACTCTGGATGCTTTATGGCCAGATGGTCGCCAGCGACCAGCCGGGCGACGTGCTGCCTGACGAGGCGCGCAAGGCTTTCCAGACCGCCGTCACCCTGGCGCCCCAGGCCATGGAGCCGCGCTACTTCCTGGCCCGCGACCAGATCGCCACCGGTCATGTCGATCAGGGCCTGGCCGGCTGGAAAGCCCTGCGCGCCGACCTGACCTCCAGCGATCCCCGCGCCCAGGGGCTGGAGCAGGAGATCCTGCTGGTCGAGCGCGACCACGCCCTGCCGCCCGGCGAGCGCACCACCGGCCCGGGCGGCCAGGGGGGCGAGGCTGCGCAGCAGGCCGGCGACCAGAAGGCCTTCATCCGCGCCATGGTGTCCCGTCTTGCCGCCCGGCTCGAAGCGAACCCGAACGATCCGGCCGGCTGGGCGCGCCTGGTGCGCTCCTATTCGGTGCTGGGCGACAACTCGGCGCGCGACGCCGCCCTGGCCCGCGCGCGCAGCCTGTTCAAGGACCGCCCCGGCGACCTTTCCCCCATCGAGGCGGCGGCGCGATGA
- the ccmE gene encoding cytochrome c maturation protein CcmE codes for MTLLPKSRKARRRLAAVAVAAPILAGAAGLALYAMGDSVSLFYSPSQAQHAHVPAGRAIDLGGLVAKGSVVKKTDGTVEFAIADHAAVSRVVYRGDLPDLFREGQGVVTKGAYRSDGVFAATEVLAKHDEKYMPKEVTRALKASGEWRGDGGPQTQAAMQAAGGQ; via the coding sequence ATGACCCTGCTGCCCAAATCCCGCAAGGCGCGCCGCCGGCTGGCGGCGGTGGCCGTGGCCGCCCCGATCCTGGCCGGCGCCGCGGGCCTGGCCCTCTACGCCATGGGCGATTCGGTCTCGCTGTTCTATTCGCCTTCCCAGGCTCAGCACGCCCACGTCCCCGCCGGTCGGGCCATCGACCTCGGCGGGCTGGTGGCCAAGGGCAGCGTGGTCAAGAAGACTGACGGCACGGTCGAATTCGCCATCGCCGACCACGCCGCCGTCAGCCGGGTAGTCTATCGCGGCGACCTGCCGGACCTGTTCCGCGAAGGCCAGGGTGTGGTGACCAAGGGCGCGTACCGCTCCGACGGTGTGTTCGCCGCCACCGAGGTCCTGGCCAAGCACGACGAGAAATACATGCCCAAGGAGGTCACCCGGGCCCTGAAGGCCTCGGGCGAGTGGCGCGGCGACGGCGGGCCGCAGACTCAGGCGGCCATGCAAGCCGCGGGCGGCCAATGA
- a CDS encoding heme lyase CcmF/NrfE family subunit, whose product MNAEFGSFALVLALALSLAQVALSVAGRMRGSAALTGAGEGAAGGAFAATAFAFGCLMIAFVTSDFSVANVAANSHTAKPLLYKISGVWGSHEGSMLLWDLALTGFGACIALGGDSLPPRLKATTVAVQGSLGLLFIGYTVFASNPLLRVAFPPVEGNSLNPILQDPFLAIHPPFLYSGYVGLSVVFSLAVAGLIEGHIGAAWARWVRPWTLGAWSLLTIGIMLGSFWAYYELGWGGWWFWDPVENASFMPWLAATALLHSAVVTEKRGSLAAWTIFLALLAFTFSMLGAFLVRSGILTSVHAFAVDPKRGTLLLIILGLAAGSGFALFAWRAPALAPGGLFAPISREGALVLNNLFIAISAFAVLYGTLYPLIVQALNGSAISVGPPWFNIVFGGIMSGAILILPIGPLLAWKRGDLAGALQRLWIAAALAVGAGVLVTVLSARLSWLPIVGVTVGAWLIFGALAELAERMRLGRAGPAEAFRRLCNLPRGAFGMTLAHIGVGVFILGAAYETTYRVEAAAVLAPGDHLKVGAYDLALNSVGDAEGKNYLAQRGSLTVTRAGQPICQAAPERRLYAPGRQSTSKVALCEHKLGDVYIVLGEQRPGPHGGLGWLVRAYWNPWARLIFGGPLLMAIGGAVSLSDRRLRIAAPRRAAQVAEARA is encoded by the coding sequence ATGAACGCGGAGTTCGGCTCTTTCGCCCTGGTCCTGGCCCTGGCCCTGTCCCTGGCCCAGGTGGCGCTGTCGGTCGCCGGGCGGATGCGCGGCTCGGCCGCCCTGACCGGCGCCGGCGAGGGTGCGGCGGGCGGCGCCTTCGCGGCCACGGCCTTCGCCTTCGGCTGCCTGATGATCGCCTTCGTCACCTCCGACTTCTCGGTGGCCAACGTGGCGGCCAATTCGCATACGGCCAAGCCGCTCTTGTACAAGATCAGCGGCGTGTGGGGCAGCCACGAGGGCTCGATGCTGCTGTGGGACCTGGCCCTGACCGGCTTCGGCGCCTGCATCGCCCTCGGCGGCGACAGCCTGCCGCCGCGGCTGAAGGCGACCACGGTGGCGGTCCAGGGGAGCCTGGGCCTGCTGTTCATCGGCTACACGGTGTTCGCCTCCAACCCGCTGTTGCGCGTGGCCTTCCCGCCGGTGGAGGGCAATTCGCTGAACCCCATCCTGCAGGACCCGTTCCTGGCCATCCACCCGCCCTTCCTCTATTCCGGCTATGTGGGCCTGTCGGTGGTGTTCTCCCTGGCTGTGGCCGGGCTGATCGAAGGCCATATCGGCGCGGCCTGGGCGCGCTGGGTGCGGCCCTGGACCCTGGGCGCCTGGAGCCTTCTGACCATCGGCATCATGCTGGGCTCGTTCTGGGCCTATTACGAGCTGGGCTGGGGCGGCTGGTGGTTCTGGGACCCGGTGGAGAACGCCAGCTTCATGCCCTGGCTGGCGGCCACGGCCCTGCTGCACTCGGCCGTGGTCACCGAGAAGCGCGGTTCGCTGGCCGCCTGGACCATCTTCCTGGCGCTCCTGGCCTTCACCTTCTCCATGCTGGGCGCCTTCCTGGTGCGCTCGGGCATCCTGACCTCGGTGCACGCCTTCGCCGTCGACCCCAAGCGCGGCACGCTGCTCCTGATCATCCTCGGCCTCGCCGCAGGCTCCGGCTTCGCCCTGTTCGCCTGGCGCGCCCCGGCGCTCGCCCCCGGCGGCCTGTTCGCCCCGATCAGCCGCGAAGGCGCCCTGGTGCTGAACAACCTGTTCATCGCGATCTCGGCGTTCGCGGTGCTCTATGGCACGCTCTATCCGCTGATCGTTCAGGCCCTGAACGGAAGTGCGATCTCGGTTGGGCCGCCCTGGTTCAACATCGTATTCGGTGGAATCATGTCGGGGGCGATCCTCATCCTCCCGATCGGTCCGCTCCTGGCTTGGAAGCGCGGCGACCTCGCCGGAGCGCTGCAGCGCTTGTGGATCGCCGCGGCGCTGGCGGTTGGCGCCGGCGTGCTGGTTACTGTGCTCAGCGCTCGCCTGTCGTGGCTGCCTATCGTCGGCGTGACCGTGGGCGCCTGGCTGATCTTCGGCGCCCTGGCCGAGCTGGCCGAGCGCATGCGCCTGGGCCGCGCCGGCCCGGCCGAGGCCTTCCGCCGGCTGTGCAACCTGCCCCGCGGCGCCTTCGGCATGACCCTGGCCCATATCGGCGTCGGGGTGTTCATCCTGGGCGCCGCCTACGAGACCACCTACCGCGTCGAGGCCGCCGCCGTGCTCGCGCCGGGCGACCACCTGAAGGTCGGCGCCTACGACCTGGCCCTGAATTCCGTCGGCGACGCCGAGGGCAAGAACTACCTGGCCCAGCGCGGCTCGCTCACGGTCACCCGCGCCGGCCAGCCGATCTGTCAGGCCGCCCCCGAGCGACGGCTCTACGCCCCCGGCCGCCAGTCGACCTCCAAGGTGGCCCTGTGCGAGCACAAGCTGGGCGACGTCTATATCGTGCTCGGCGAGCAGCGACCCGGCCCGCACGGCGGACTCGGCTGGCTCGTGCGCGCATACTGGAACCCCTGGGCGCGGCTGATCTTCGGCGGGCCGCTGCTCATGGCTATCGGCGGGGCGGTGTCCCTGTCCGACCGCCGCCTCAGGATCGCCGCTCCCCGCCGCGCCGCCCAGGTCGCGGAGGCGCGCGCGTGA